A region from the Gammaproteobacteria bacterium genome encodes:
- the flgM gene encoding flagellar biosynthesis anti-sigma factor FlgM — translation MAIEISGNVSSPSQNTTEASQVQKQQAAQTTKPTVEPTRSQEDRVTVTDTAAQLQALEKVIAKEPAVNLQKVDDVRAAVNNKQYDINPERVADKMLNFEGALNNARG, via the coding sequence ATGGCCATAGAGATATCTGGTAACGTCTCAAGCCCGTCGCAAAACACCACAGAGGCGAGCCAAGTTCAAAAACAGCAGGCTGCACAAACCACAAAACCTACTGTTGAACCCACTCGTTCTCAGGAAGATCGAGTCACTGTGACTGACACTGCGGCACAACTACAAGCTCTGGAAAAAGTAATCGCCAAAGAGCCGGCTGTTAATCTACAAAAAGTCGATGACGTGCGCGCAGCAGTCAATAACAAACAATACGACATCAATCCCGAACGCGTCGCCGATAAAATGTTGAATTTTGAAGGCGCCCTTAATAATGCCCGTGGTTAA
- a CDS encoding flagellar brake protein, protein MEQLTDQIRIKGFLKRLFTQRALLTLKLFDRPEEFISMVIGLDPEQNRFMIDALQPDLGNNLLGQIGKVMIRGTFEGINLSFEANLIETKLENNLPLHVLAIPNVMDYLQRREAIRIKLSAAHPYPVELRTEDKKIPVIHGLIRDLSVGGLGIQVDKKLPAQIESGQHLECTFPLPLDVKQSIRCEVIIRVIKSPIPGQSHSFLGIQFIDMLKPQQRLLEKSIMNLQRLAQQRRNGEEDEMD, encoded by the coding sequence ATGGAGCAGCTGACTGATCAAATCCGCATTAAGGGCTTTCTAAAGCGCCTCTTTACCCAGCGTGCGCTGCTGACCCTTAAACTCTTTGATCGCCCTGAAGAATTTATCTCCATGGTTATTGGGTTGGACCCCGAGCAAAACCGGTTCATGATCGATGCACTACAGCCGGACCTCGGTAACAATCTTTTAGGCCAAATCGGCAAGGTTATGATCAGGGGTACTTTCGAGGGTATCAACCTCAGTTTTGAAGCCAACCTCATCGAAACCAAGTTAGAGAACAATCTTCCTCTCCATGTCCTGGCAATCCCCAACGTAATGGACTATTTACAGCGCCGAGAAGCCATCCGCATTAAACTCAGCGCTGCCCATCCCTACCCTGTTGAATTACGCACAGAGGATAAAAAAATACCGGTGATTCATGGATTAATTCGCGATTTATCGGTGGGCGGTTTAGGTATTCAGGTGGATAAAAAATTGCCCGCCCAAATAGAATCAGGACAGCATCTGGAATGCACCTTTCCTTTACCCCTGGACGTAAAACAGTCTATTCGCTGTGAGGTGATTATTCGCGTCATCAAATCCCCGATTCCCGGGCAGTCACATTCGTTCCTGGGCATTCAATTTATCGACATGCTCAAACCCCAGCAACGTCTGCTCGAAAAGAGCATCATGAACCTGCAGCGCTTGGCACAACAACGCCGCAACGGCGAAGAAGACGAAATGGATTAG
- a CDS encoding chemotaxis protein CheV: MAGVIDSVDQRTQLAGHNRLELLTFRLRGKQRFGINVFKVQEVLQCPALTQIPHSHPVVRGVATMRGKTIPVMDLSMAIGAGAIGDTSKCFMIVTEYNRSTQAFLVGAVERIVNLNWEEILPPPKGSGKDSYLTAVTRIDNELVEIIDVEKVLAEVTQASTEVSKEVTDSVESSLSEQHILVVDDSSVARNQIKRTLDQLGLQCTLATNGREALKMLQEWAETQDERLDRLAMVLSDVEMPEMDGYTLTIEIRKDSRLQKLYVLLHTSLSGTFNLAMVQKVGADKFVPKFKPDELAGEVLQRVREFVQSRANG, encoded by the coding sequence ATGGCGGGTGTAATTGATTCGGTTGATCAGCGAACGCAGTTGGCTGGCCATAACCGTTTGGAATTGCTTACTTTTCGTCTACGTGGCAAACAACGGTTCGGAATCAATGTATTCAAGGTACAGGAAGTATTGCAGTGCCCGGCACTGACACAAATTCCGCATTCACATCCTGTGGTACGAGGGGTGGCGACGATGCGTGGCAAAACCATTCCCGTGATGGATCTAAGCATGGCGATTGGTGCGGGTGCGATCGGGGATACCAGCAAGTGTTTTATGATCGTGACCGAGTATAACCGTTCGACTCAGGCATTTCTGGTGGGTGCTGTCGAACGGATCGTGAATTTAAATTGGGAAGAGATCCTGCCGCCGCCGAAGGGATCGGGCAAAGATAGTTACCTGACAGCAGTGACCCGAATCGATAATGAATTAGTTGAAATTATCGATGTGGAGAAGGTGCTGGCCGAAGTGACGCAGGCTTCGACCGAGGTTTCAAAAGAGGTGACTGATTCTGTTGAGTCGTCATTGAGTGAACAGCATATCCTGGTCGTTGACGATTCCAGCGTTGCCCGTAATCAGATTAAGCGTACACTGGATCAGTTGGGATTACAGTGTACGTTGGCAACGAATGGTCGGGAAGCGCTAAAAATGCTTCAGGAATGGGCTGAAACTCAAGATGAGCGGTTGGATAGACTGGCGATGGTCCTGTCGGATGTTGAGATGCCAGAAATGGATGGTTATACGCTCACCATTGAGATTCGCAAGGATAGCCGCTTACAGAAGCTGTATGTTTTGCTGCATACCTCGTTGAGTGGGACATTCAATTTGGCAATGGTGCAAAAAGTCGGGGCTGACAAATTTGTGCCAAAGTTTAAACCGGATGAATTGGCCGGCGAGGTGTTGCAGCGGGTGCGGGAGTTTGTGCAATCGCGCGCCAATGGCTAA
- a CDS encoding flagellar hook assembly protein FlgD, with protein sequence MTTSSLDMKLLDSLGLTQAADAKAKAGQAKKIDKSQDTFMKLILAQLKNQDPTKPMDNGAFLSQLAQFKAVSGIDELKSSFDNFAAGLQSNQALQASSMVGRWVMVPSETAVLWSDRPLMGAVDVPSATGNVSVLVSSPDGQVRRHLDLGSQKGGKADFSWDGKDDNGQPMSPGNYQIKASALIDGKKQSIDTYSISPVESVTLNKGGGGFTLNVAGIGSVNMNSVAKIM encoded by the coding sequence ATGACAACGTCATCACTAGATATGAAATTGCTCGATAGTCTTGGGCTTACTCAAGCAGCCGATGCCAAGGCCAAGGCTGGTCAGGCAAAAAAAATCGATAAGAGCCAGGATACATTTATGAAGCTGATTCTGGCGCAATTAAAAAATCAGGATCCAACGAAGCCAATGGATAATGGTGCTTTCCTATCCCAGTTGGCGCAGTTCAAGGCGGTATCTGGTATTGATGAACTGAAGTCATCGTTTGATAACTTTGCGGCCGGACTTCAATCCAATCAGGCATTGCAGGCATCGTCGATGGTTGGACGTTGGGTGATGGTGCCGAGCGAAACTGCAGTTTTATGGAGTGATCGGCCATTGATGGGGGCTGTGGATGTGCCTTCAGCAACGGGGAATGTCTCGGTGTTGGTTTCCTCGCCGGACGGACAAGTTCGTCGACATTTGGACTTGGGATCTCAGAAAGGTGGTAAGGCTGATTTTTCCTGGGATGGAAAAGATGATAACGGGCAGCCGATGTCGCCGGGCAATTATCAAATAAAGGCAAGCGCCTTGATCGATGGAAAAAAGCAGAGCATTGATACTTACTCGATTAGTCCGGTGGAAAGTGTGACGCTGAATAAAGGTGGCGGCGGGTTTACGCTCAACGTCGCTGGTATCGGTTCTGTCAATATGAACTCAGTCGCAAAGATCATGTAA
- the flgB gene encoding flagellar basal body rod protein FlgB has translation MIFSLDNMFGVHETALKLRAQRSEIIAANIANSDTPGYKARDIDFSTALKQAQSGQSSVGLSATREGHISDTASSVQHDGIRYRVPFQAALDGNTVESQVEQAAFAKNAVEYQATLTFIEGRISTLKQAIKGGE, from the coding sequence ATGATATTCAGTCTAGACAATATGTTTGGTGTGCATGAAACCGCATTGAAACTGCGGGCGCAACGTTCGGAAATAATCGCAGCGAACATTGCGAACTCAGATACGCCTGGGTACAAAGCGCGTGATATCGATTTTTCAACGGCATTAAAACAAGCGCAATCAGGTCAATCGAGCGTCGGCCTTTCGGCTACAAGAGAAGGACATATTTCAGATACCGCTTCCTCTGTGCAGCACGATGGCATTAGATATCGGGTTCCATTTCAGGCGGCACTTGATGGCAATACCGTTGAGAGCCAAGTGGAGCAGGCGGCTTTTGCCAAAAATGCAGTCGAATATCAAGCGACGTTAACCTTTATAGAAGGTCGGATCAGTACTCTGAAGCAAGCGATCAAAGGTGGTGAATAA
- a CDS encoding flagellar basal body rod protein FlgF yields MDRVLYIASGGSKEIMMAQALNANNLANANTVGFKKDLAVARSQPLYGIGHPSRVYVLEEDGGADLAPGSLMSTGRDMDVAVSGDGWIAVSANSGDEAFTRAGDLRITSTGLLTTAAGHPVIGNSGAPITLPPFEKIEIGNDGTITIRPQGQDATTLAVVDRIKLVKPAASAIEKGEDGLMRVKDQTVLPPDASVRLTSGMLEGSNVNIVESMINMVELARKYEMQIKVMETASKNDNASTQMMSMN; encoded by the coding sequence ATGGATCGAGTGTTGTACATAGCAAGTGGCGGTAGCAAGGAAATTATGATGGCGCAGGCCCTCAACGCTAATAACCTTGCCAACGCAAATACAGTGGGTTTCAAGAAAGACCTGGCAGTTGCCCGGAGTCAGCCACTGTATGGTATTGGTCATCCATCGCGTGTTTATGTTCTTGAAGAGGATGGCGGGGCGGATCTGGCACCAGGTTCGCTTATGTCTACGGGCCGTGACATGGATGTCGCAGTCAGTGGCGATGGATGGATTGCAGTATCGGCCAATAGCGGAGATGAGGCATTTACTCGTGCCGGCGATCTTCGAATCACATCGACAGGATTGTTGACGACTGCAGCCGGACATCCTGTAATTGGTAACAGTGGTGCGCCAATTACATTGCCACCCTTTGAAAAAATCGAAATTGGCAATGATGGCACGATCACCATTCGTCCCCAGGGACAAGATGCGACAACATTAGCGGTCGTGGATCGCATAAAATTGGTAAAACCGGCGGCATCAGCCATTGAAAAGGGGGAGGATGGCCTGATGCGAGTCAAGGATCAAACAGTTTTGCCACCAGATGCTTCTGTACGACTGACGTCAGGCATGTTGGAAGGATCGAATGTCAATATTGTCGAGTCGATGATCAATATGGTGGAGCTGGCGCGAAAATATGAAATGCAGATCAAGGTGATGGAAACGGCAAGCAAAAATGACAACGCATCTACGCAAATGATGAGCATGAATTAA
- a CDS encoding nitrite/sulfite reductase yields MYIYNQYDQRAVDERVAQFRDQTRRFLAGELSNDEFMTLRLMNGLYVQLHAPMLRVAIPYGLLSSRQMRMLAHIARKYDKGYGHFTTRQNIQYNWPRIEDAPDILADLASVQMHAIQTSGNCIRNVTSDPLAGAAADEIEDPRPYCEIIRQWSTFHPEFAYLPRKFKIAVTGASHDRAATLVHDIGLRLVRNNSGEVGFQVLVGGGLGRTPILAQTIRPFIEKEHLLSYLEAILRIYNLHGRRDNKYKARIKILVQSLGIERFREKVEAEWHKIKDQMQLDAREIERVKAFFAPLPYAPGAGDDREILVKAGTDAAFNRWLKYNVADHKVKGYRVVFIALKATGTPPGDITDIQMDAVAELADRYSFGLIRATHDQNLVLTDVKHSDLYTLWQALAAQELATPCIGTLADMICCPGSDFCELANASSIDVALMVQQRFEQLDYLYDLGELRLKMSGCMNGCGHHDIGHIGILGVDKKGEHWYQFSLGGFALNEGRLGERLGRSVPKAEVANTLEKLMCVYVDKRVEGERFVDTFNRIGIEPFKERVYETNH; encoded by the coding sequence ATGTACATCTATAACCAATATGATCAGCGCGCCGTCGACGAGCGCGTCGCCCAGTTTCGCGATCAAACCCGTCGTTTTCTGGCGGGCGAACTCAGTAACGACGAATTCATGACGTTGCGCCTGATGAATGGACTCTATGTCCAGCTCCATGCGCCGATGCTGCGTGTGGCCATACCTTATGGTTTGCTCTCTTCACGTCAGATGCGAATGCTGGCCCATATTGCCCGCAAATACGACAAGGGCTATGGCCATTTCACCACGCGCCAAAACATACAGTACAACTGGCCGCGCATCGAAGATGCACCGGACATCCTGGCGGATCTGGCTTCAGTGCAAATGCACGCCATCCAGACCAGTGGTAACTGCATTCGCAATGTCACCAGTGATCCTCTTGCCGGTGCCGCTGCAGACGAGATTGAAGACCCAAGACCGTATTGCGAAATCATTCGCCAGTGGTCCACCTTCCATCCGGAATTCGCCTATCTACCACGTAAATTCAAGATTGCCGTGACCGGCGCCAGCCATGATCGCGCGGCAACATTGGTACATGATATCGGTTTACGTTTAGTGCGCAACAACTCGGGGGAAGTCGGTTTTCAGGTGTTGGTCGGTGGTGGCCTGGGCCGGACCCCGATTCTGGCACAAACCATTCGTCCCTTTATCGAGAAAGAACATTTGCTTTCTTATCTCGAAGCGATTCTGCGGATTTATAATCTCCACGGTCGCCGCGACAACAAATATAAGGCCCGCATCAAAATCCTGGTCCAAAGCCTGGGCATCGAACGCTTCCGCGAAAAGGTAGAAGCCGAGTGGCACAAGATCAAGGATCAGATGCAACTCGATGCACGCGAGATCGAGCGCGTCAAAGCCTTCTTCGCCCCACTGCCCTACGCCCCTGGTGCTGGCGATGACCGTGAAATCCTGGTCAAAGCCGGCACTGATGCGGCCTTTAATCGCTGGTTGAAATACAACGTTGCCGATCACAAGGTCAAAGGCTATCGCGTGGTCTTTATCGCCCTCAAGGCTACCGGCACACCGCCGGGCGATATCACCGATATCCAGATGGATGCTGTTGCCGAGCTTGCCGATCGTTACAGTTTTGGCCTGATCCGCGCCACGCATGATCAGAATCTGGTACTTACGGATGTCAAACACTCCGATCTTTACACGCTATGGCAGGCATTAGCGGCGCAAGAACTGGCCACACCATGCATCGGTACCCTTGCCGACATGATCTGCTGCCCCGGTTCCGATTTTTGCGAACTGGCCAACGCCAGTTCCATCGATGTCGCACTGATGGTGCAGCAACGCTTTGAACAGCTCGATTATCTTTATGATTTAGGTGAGTTGCGACTGAAGATGTCGGGCTGCATGAATGGTTGCGGTCATCATGACATCGGCCACATCGGCATCCTCGGCGTCGACAAGAAAGGTGAACATTGGTATCAGTTTTCACTCGGTGGCTTTGCCCTCAACGAGGGACGCTTGGGTGAACGTCTCGGCCGCTCCGTACCCAAAGCGGAAGTTGCCAATACTCTTGAGAAGCTCATGTGTGTCTATGTCGATAAGCGCGTAGAAGGAGAACGCTTCGTCGACACCTTCAACCGCATCGGCATCGAACCTTTCAAGGAACGGGTCTATGAAACAAATCATTAA
- the flgA gene encoding flagellar basal body P-ring formation protein FlgA: MKIKLLTMILLLGNSLPGAADSVSIQPLDLIQAQAKTFVEQSLGSIPGRHEVAAGGLDPRLRLPSCSTPLQTEFLSPQRKSGNTTVSVSCRSGKTWTIHLPVTVKSFVQIAVANRPVARNTPIQFSDIRLDERDVSPLASGYYTDIQSLVGKISKRPLSDSTVITPSDLDTQKIIRRGNRVTIIAEGESFSIRMEGTALSDATEGEQIPVENLSSQRKIEATAVAAGLVKVPM; encoded by the coding sequence GTGAAGATAAAACTATTAACAATGATTTTGTTGCTGGGCAACAGCCTCCCAGGGGCTGCTGACTCCGTAAGCATACAGCCCCTTGATCTCATCCAGGCACAAGCTAAAACCTTTGTTGAACAAAGCCTTGGTTCTATCCCCGGTCGCCATGAGGTGGCCGCTGGCGGCCTCGATCCTCGATTAAGGCTTCCCAGTTGCAGCACCCCGCTACAAACTGAATTTCTATCCCCGCAACGCAAGAGCGGCAACACTACCGTCAGTGTCAGTTGCCGCAGCGGCAAGACTTGGACTATTCACTTGCCGGTCACCGTAAAATCCTTTGTTCAAATTGCGGTTGCCAATCGCCCAGTCGCCAGAAACACACCCATACAGTTCAGTGATATCAGGCTCGATGAACGGGATGTCTCACCTCTGGCAAGCGGCTATTACACGGATATTCAATCCTTGGTGGGCAAGATCTCTAAACGCCCCCTCAGTGATAGCACCGTCATCACTCCTAGCGACCTGGATACCCAGAAAATTATTCGTCGCGGCAACCGCGTCACTATTATTGCTGAAGGTGAATCTTTCTCAATTCGCATGGAAGGCACTGCTTTGAGTGATGCGACTGAGGGCGAGCAAATTCCTGTGGAGAACTTATCTTCTCAACGTAAAATCGAGGCCACTGCTGTCGCCGCAGGATTGGTAAAAGTACCGATGTAA
- a CDS encoding flagellar protein FlgN, translated as MTAAKDTGLTMEKVILQQIAATEEMAKILIDENQALIKRDISAIEQYTQFKNELSETLATLTLQQHQLLTKAGLSLSRSGIDQFIASAPRAEKQRLHDTFLTLNQLLEQCQRQNLINGNIIAANRQAAEMALAILRGQNQRNPTLYNANGQTPPADQSSTLAKA; from the coding sequence ATGACAGCCGCCAAGGACACTGGCCTGACTATGGAGAAAGTAATCCTCCAGCAAATTGCTGCCACTGAAGAAATGGCAAAGATTCTTATTGATGAAAATCAGGCGCTGATTAAACGCGATATCTCTGCGATTGAACAATATACTCAGTTCAAAAATGAATTGAGCGAGACCCTGGCGACACTGACGCTTCAGCAACATCAATTACTCACCAAGGCTGGGCTATCACTGTCGCGAAGCGGAATAGATCAGTTTATTGCCAGTGCACCTCGGGCTGAAAAACAACGCTTACACGACACCTTCCTGACCTTGAATCAGTTACTAGAACAATGCCAGCGCCAAAATCTCATCAACGGCAATATCATTGCCGCCAACCGCCAGGCCGCCGAAATGGCACTGGCCATCCTTCGTGGCCAAAACCAACGCAACCCAACCCTTTACAACGCCAACGGACAAACCCCTCCGGCCGATCAAAGCAGTACTCTGGCCAAAGCCTAA
- the flgC gene encoding flagellar basal body rod protein FlgC produces the protein MSLFETFEISGSAMNAQSVRLNTVASNMANADTVSGDPNTVYKARQPVFSTLLKNAGLQQDMAGVKINGVIESNAPPIKRYEPNHPMADAQGNIYLPNVNMVEEMANMMSASRSYQNNVEVFNTTKQLLMRTLQLGR, from the coding sequence ATGTCACTATTTGAGACTTTTGAAATTTCTGGTTCTGCGATGAATGCGCAGTCGGTGAGGTTAAATACTGTGGCTAGTAATATGGCCAACGCGGATACCGTCAGCGGCGACCCGAACACGGTTTACAAAGCTAGACAGCCGGTATTTTCCACACTGCTGAAAAATGCCGGATTACAGCAGGATATGGCCGGGGTAAAAATTAATGGTGTGATTGAGAGTAACGCGCCTCCAATAAAACGCTATGAGCCAAATCATCCGATGGCTGATGCACAGGGAAATATCTACCTTCCCAACGTCAACATGGTTGAGGAAATGGCGAATATGATGTCGGCCTCACGTTCTTATCAGAATAATGTAGAGGTTTTTAATACAACCAAGCAATTGTTAATGAGAACACTTCAGCTTGGGCGCTAA
- the flgE gene encoding flagellar hook protein FlgE: MPFRIALSGLNGAQADLKTTANNIANANTTGFKQSRAEFVDIFAIGYGGVSSTAIGGGTRLASVAQQFSQGNVDFTNNNLDLAINGQGFFIMDNNGSRMLTRAGAFRVDRDGNVVNSSNHKLQVFPATVTPTGTVFDTGRLTSLQLSTSVGSPKATDLISSDLNLDASAIVPAAAFNIANPQPDQYNSSTSMTVYDSLGSAHTATQYFRKTAANSWNTYLYVDNTLVTTGGGASNFGSMTFSPTGALLTPVGGQIPFDPYVPTTGASNISLTLSFAKATQYGSPFAVNSLSQNGYSPGRLSGIDIDAKGVVSARYTNGQSTTMGKVALGNVQNPQSLSPQGDTEWGQTYAAGDLLLGEAGTGSFGLMQSGALEASNVDVAASLVNLITAQRNFQANAQVITTANQVTQTIIQMR, from the coding sequence ATGCCATTTCGTATAGCACTTAGCGGCCTTAATGGTGCACAGGCCGATCTTAAAACTACCGCTAACAACATTGCTAACGCCAATACCACAGGGTTCAAGCAGTCGCGCGCGGAATTTGTCGACATATTCGCGATCGGTTATGGCGGGGTTTCATCCACGGCCATTGGTGGCGGTACACGCTTGGCGTCGGTGGCGCAGCAGTTTAGTCAGGGCAATGTCGATTTCACTAATAATAATCTCGATCTGGCCATTAACGGCCAGGGATTTTTTATTATGGACAACAATGGCTCTCGAATGTTGACTCGCGCCGGCGCATTCCGTGTGGACCGTGATGGCAATGTAGTCAACAGTAGTAATCATAAATTGCAGGTATTCCCGGCGACTGTGACGCCGACGGGTACCGTATTCGATACCGGTCGCTTGACTAGCCTTCAACTATCAACCTCCGTCGGATCGCCTAAAGCGACAGATCTAATTTCTTCGGACTTAAATTTGGATGCAAGCGCCATTGTGCCAGCTGCGGCCTTCAATATCGCCAATCCCCAGCCGGATCAATATAACTCATCGACGTCGATGACGGTCTATGACTCGTTGGGCAGTGCGCACACCGCGACACAATATTTTAGAAAAACGGCAGCCAATAGCTGGAATACCTATTTATACGTTGACAATACTTTGGTTACAACCGGCGGTGGAGCTAGTAATTTCGGCAGCATGACGTTCAGTCCAACAGGCGCGTTGCTAACCCCGGTTGGCGGACAGATTCCTTTCGATCCGTATGTGCCAACCACGGGTGCGTCTAATATCTCTTTGACCTTGAGTTTTGCCAAGGCAACTCAGTATGGTAGTCCGTTTGCCGTCAATTCTCTGAGCCAGAATGGTTATTCACCCGGGAGACTGAGCGGTATTGATATCGATGCAAAAGGCGTGGTCTCCGCACGCTATACCAACGGTCAATCCACTACGATGGGCAAAGTTGCATTAGGCAATGTCCAAAATCCACAAAGCTTGTCACCACAAGGCGATACGGAATGGGGGCAAACCTATGCAGCGGGTGATTTACTGTTGGGTGAGGCGGGTACTGGCAGTTTTGGGTTGATGCAGTCGGGAGCCCTGGAGGCATCCAATGTCGACGTGGCTGCGTCGCTGGTGAACTTAATTACAGCCCAGCGTAATTTTCAGGCGAACGCGCAGGTAATCACCACTGCCAATCAAGTAACGCAGACGATTATTCAAATGCGTTAA
- a CDS encoding protein-glutamate O-methyltransferase CheR — translation MTNQSISAQDYESFRIFLEEACGIVLGENKHYLVASRLNRLLKELNVVSVGELITQMKRDPRSGLRERIVDAMTTNETFWFRDNHPYALLKDLVFPNVAKARPSQVKIWSAACSSGQEPYSISMILQEYLALRPGSLTDNIQITATDISPTMLEMARTGRYDNLALSRGLSQERRERFFRKAGDMWEVKDELKKRIKFTEINLMNSYASLGKFQIIFCRNVLIYFSTELKRDILSRMAQALVPGGYLFMGSTETLASYSDAFDTVRHEGGIVYQLKDVPNPSKSGYTPGVAMRRS, via the coding sequence GTGACGAATCAATCTATTTCTGCTCAGGATTACGAATCGTTTAGGATCTTTCTTGAAGAGGCCTGTGGAATCGTTCTGGGCGAAAACAAGCACTATCTGGTTGCCAGCCGGTTAAATAGGCTATTAAAAGAACTCAATGTCGTCTCCGTTGGCGAGCTGATCACGCAAATGAAACGCGATCCACGATCCGGGTTACGAGAGCGCATTGTCGATGCTATGACCACCAACGAAACCTTCTGGTTTCGTGACAATCATCCCTATGCACTGCTTAAAGACCTTGTGTTTCCGAATGTCGCCAAAGCGAGGCCGTCACAGGTCAAAATCTGGTCAGCAGCGTGTTCATCTGGTCAAGAGCCATATTCTATTAGCATGATTTTGCAGGAATATCTTGCGCTACGGCCAGGAAGTCTGACTGATAATATTCAAATTACTGCAACTGACATATCGCCAACTATGCTGGAAATGGCGAGGACTGGCCGGTATGACAATCTTGCATTATCCCGCGGCCTTTCCCAGGAACGGCGTGAACGCTTTTTTAGAAAGGCGGGCGATATGTGGGAAGTAAAGGACGAGCTCAAGAAGCGTATAAAGTTCACAGAGATAAATTTGATGAACAGTTATGCATCCCTTGGGAAATTCCAGATCATATTTTGCCGCAATGTGCTGATCTATTTTTCGACCGAACTCAAGCGTGATATTTTGTCACGCATGGCGCAAGCGCTGGTACCAGGTGGATATTTATTTATGGGGTCCACGGAAACTTTGGCCAGTTATTCCGATGCCTTTGATACAGTGCGTCATGAAGGCGGAATAGTTTATCAATTAAAAGATGTACCAAACCCTTCAAAATCAGGTTACACGCCTGGCGTCGCAATGCGACGTAGTTGA
- the flgG gene encoding flagellar basal-body rod protein FlgG produces the protein MNQALWVAKTGLDAQQTRMSAISNNLANVNTMGYKRGRAVFEDLLYQNVRQAGGQSSQNTILPSGLMIGTGVRTVATEKMFTQGNAVNTDNSLDVAVQGRGFFQILRPDGTLGYTRDGEFQMDATGQLVTSNGYVMQPAMTIPSNALSVTIGTDGTVSVMLPGQPTPSQVGKIQLADFVNPSGLQPIGENMFIETAASGTPQTSNPGLNGVGTVIQGSLESSNVNVVEELIGMIEAQRAYEMNSKAITTVDQMLQYAANNL, from the coding sequence ATGAATCAAGCATTATGGGTAGCAAAAACCGGTCTGGATGCACAGCAGACTAGAATGTCGGCAATCTCCAACAACCTGGCGAACGTTAATACCATGGGCTACAAGCGTGGTCGAGCTGTTTTCGAGGATTTGCTATATCAAAATGTAAGGCAAGCAGGTGGCCAATCATCGCAAAACACGATTTTGCCGTCCGGCTTGATGATTGGGACCGGTGTGCGTACGGTTGCGACAGAAAAAATGTTCACTCAGGGTAACGCCGTTAATACCGATAATTCACTTGATGTTGCGGTGCAAGGGCGTGGATTCTTCCAAATTTTGCGTCCTGACGGAACCTTGGGCTATACCCGCGATGGCGAGTTTCAAATGGATGCGACAGGACAGTTAGTCACGTCCAATGGTTATGTTATGCAGCCAGCGATGACCATTCCTTCAAATGCCTTGAGCGTGACGATTGGTACAGATGGCACCGTTTCGGTCATGCTTCCTGGGCAGCCGACGCCGTCTCAAGTGGGCAAAATTCAATTGGCAGATTTTGTCAATCCTTCAGGGTTGCAACCGATTGGGGAAAATATGTTTATCGAGACTGCGGCCAGCGGTACTCCACAGACGAGTAATCCCGGCTTGAATGGGGTCGGTACGGTCATTCAGGGATCTCTTGAGAGCTCAAACGTTAATGTGGTTGAAGAATTGATCGGGATGATTGAGGCGCAGCGCGCATATGAGATGAATTCAAAGGCGATTACGACGGTTGATCAAATGCTGCAGTATGCAGCAAATAACCTCTAG